A genomic window from Brassica oleracea var. oleracea cultivar TO1000 chromosome C8, BOL, whole genome shotgun sequence includes:
- the LOC106309903 gene encoding uncharacterized protein LOC106309903 isoform X2 — translation MEKEKKKSDDVNSKWDACLDLTARRVVYSSLGGAFAGLLFFRSPVTRWASIAFGAGLGIGSAYTDCSRAFDASSSSSTSAALVAPISTETSSYSVSQAEEE, via the exons ATGGAGAAGGAGAAGAAGAAGAGTGATGATGTCAACTCTAAATGGGACGCGTGTCTCGATCTCACCGCTCGTCGCGTAGTCTACTCCTCCCTCGGCGGCGCGTTCGCCGGTCTTCTGTTCTTCA GGAGTCCCGTGACAAGATGGGCGTCGATTGCGTTTGGTGCTGGACTCGGTATTGGATCTGCGTACACCGATTGTTCTCGTGCCTTTGATGCATCATCGTCGTCTTCAACTTCCGCCGCTTTGGTAGCTCCCATCAGTACAGAGACTTCGTCTTATTCTGTATCTCAG
- the LOC106309903 gene encoding uncharacterized protein LOC106309903 isoform X1 — translation MEKEKKKSDDVNSKWDACLDLTARRVVYSSLGGAFAGLLFFRSPVTRWASIAFGAGLGIGSAYTDCSRAFDASSSSSTSAALVAPISTETSSYSVSQVADKNP, via the exons ATGGAGAAGGAGAAGAAGAAGAGTGATGATGTCAACTCTAAATGGGACGCGTGTCTCGATCTCACCGCTCGTCGCGTAGTCTACTCCTCCCTCGGCGGCGCGTTCGCCGGTCTTCTGTTCTTCA GGAGTCCCGTGACAAGATGGGCGTCGATTGCGTTTGGTGCTGGACTCGGTATTGGATCTGCGTACACCGATTGTTCTCGTGCCTTTGATGCATCATCGTCGTCTTCAACTTCCGCCGCTTTGGTAGCTCCCATCAGTACAGAGACTTCGTCTTATTCTGTATCTCAG